One genomic window of Daphnia pulex isolate KAP4 chromosome 10, ASM2113471v1 includes the following:
- the LOC124205909 gene encoding uncharacterized protein LOC124205909, protein MAKIPIRSILTIFWAFATCCNCQSIDPGVSSSWAKLQISPDALSSMEYGNFLIDIYEHAHNHMATTTSEKKYFYSPITLLDNKSAVSSYNNVTKQPEMRFRIEMWNDKVQYEVVKHLNDIVGHEIKSHNVRVIPLEKVILTSNIPTADYSLSPVWTNYDRSKTLKLSLSCYDQKVCDRLANEMRSNPEQFDHFKLLYSLSTQKSQTKQTTISIDRITSSQMVTSLLQKFRYKKEIFLTANDEKKMLAEITTNIRMDTFDDYEVGSPDTESQILNILKDLLVTSRTTIKEQCDKMWDSVFWNEDNYRPDKTTKTLNEIVNKLDKENQKKLLDMFQTAVKNSEIMEILISRNQDMEFEQDNEEMELASWDEYDRNLEIEEKIQHDYDPNSWADADKISSKIAGKLANDSVRSRSIDILKEEVKRLLQESRDHVQWDGEKFVPKPMQLSRINLCKLRDSQSFQDRTVRIRYTNAELSMPIKFMEQVESIVTDEWNNLKDELTGVRELLEKTTTELTNTRTDLASKLEGSIVKTNKEIKLNANFRKTIDDLSKKLIATEKELAEMKISVENLSSELKGSKQELAKIKTNIELEKKENKEELVKTRADFSKSVSELSTDLNVNSQSFRQELKVANDNLRKELKEELRETSRKLETTTKNLAASARTALKKTDSVVASLTKKFNARTRIILDIGEMPTSCEDLQRMGHKLSGFFLVKGSMKMEAVYCNFYPNGKDLQKKIGYADVKSTPVYFYVQRKAHYETRWFTSTGTPITYELTQVNEGNAMDLSSGKFTAPRPGIYFFSFTALSRLPSSSKLVHFSISLYLNGRSIGLAFVEEYYTLDGQNEQVTIQSTLKLAKGDKVWAQISSMSQGVKLTDYDGQYTHFTGFMLEEEIVASF, encoded by the exons ATGGCGAAAATTCCGATTAGGTCTATCCTCACCATCTTTTGGGCTTTTGCCACTTGCTGCAATTGCCAATCAATCGACCCTGGCGTTTCCTCTTCTTGGGCGAAACTCCAAATCTCACCGGATGCGTTAAGTTCCATGGAGTACGGCAATTTTCTCATCGACATTTATGAACACGCCCACAATCACATGGCGACGACAACTAGCGAGAAAAAGTATTTCTACTCTCCAATTACACTATTGGATAACAAAAGCGCCGTTAGTTCATATAACAACGTCACGAAACAGCCAGAGATGAGATTTCGCattgaaatgtggaacgaCAAAGTCCAGTATGAAGTAGTCAAACATTTGAATGATATCGTCGGCCATGAAATTAAATCCCATAACGTGAGAGTCATTCCCTTGGAGAAGGTTATTCTCACGAGCAACATACCAACAGCAGATTATTCTTTATCGCCAGTGTGGACGAATTATGACAGGAGCAAGACCCTGAAGCTTTCCCTATCGTGTTATGACCAGAAAGTCTGCGACAGACTGGCCAATGAAATGAGATCTAATCCCGAACAATTTGACCATTTCAAACTCCTCTACAGTTTGTCAACGCAGAAATCGCAAACCAAACAGACGACCATCAGCATCGACAGAATCACTTCCAGTCAAATGGTCACTTCTCTTTTACAGAAATTCagatacaaaaaagaaatttttctgacagccaacgacgagaagaaaatgttggcggAAATTACCACCAACATCCGAATGGACACATTTGACGACTACGAGGTCGGGTCGCCTGACACGGAATcgcaaattttaaatattttaaaggatTTGCTCGTCACGTCCAGGACGACCATAAAAGAACAATGCGACAAAATGTGGGACTCTGTTTTCTGGAATGAAGACAATTACCGGCCGGACAAAACGACGAAAACATTGAATGAAATCGTCAACAAACTGGAtaaggaaaatcaaaagaagctGTTGGACATGTTTCAAACCGCGGTGAAAAACTCGGAAATAATGGAAATATTAATTTCGAGGAATCAAGACATGGAGTTCGAACAAGACAACGAGGAGATGGAACTTGCAAGTTGGGACGAATATGATAGAAATTTAGAgatcgaagaaaaaattcaacacgATTACGACCCAAACAGTTGGGCTGACGCGGACAAAATAAGTTCAAAAATTGCAGGGAAATTGGCAAACGATTCCGTTCGTTCCCGGAGTATCGACATTTTGAAGGAAGAAGTTAAAAGGTTATTACAAGAAAGTAGAGACCACGTCCAATGGGACGGGGAGAAATTCGTGCCCAAACCCATGCAACTTAGCAGAATCAATTTGTGCAAATTACGCGACTCTCAATCCTTTCAGGATCGTACCGTCCGTATCCGTTACACGAACGCAGAGCTGTCGATGCCGATCAAGTTTATGGAACAAGTGGAATCGATTGTCACTGACGAATGGAACAATCTGAAGGACGAACTGACAG GCGTTAGAGAACTCTTGGAGAAAACTACAACCGAATTGACCAACACGAGAACCGATTTGGCAAGTAAATTagaag GCTCTATAGTAAAAACTAATaaggaaatcaaattgaatgcCAATTTCAGGAAAACCATTGATgatttatcaaaaaaattaattg CgactgaaaaagaattggcagAAATGAAGATAAGCGTTGAAAATTTGTCATCCGAACTAAAAG GGAGTAAGCAGGAACTGGCGAAAATCAAAACCAACATCgaattggagaaaaaagagaataaagaggAGTTGGTGAAAACGAGGGCTGATTTCAGCAAATCCGTCAGCGAATTATCAACAGATTTAAATG TAAATTCGCAATCATTTCGTCAAGAATTAAAAGTCGCCAATGACAATCTGAGAAAAGAACTGAAAGAAGAACTGAgag AAACTTCACGTAAGCTGGAaactacaacaaaaaatttggcGGCCTCAGCGAGAACGGCGTTGAAAAAGACGGATTCCGTCGTTGCGAgtttgacgaaaaaatttaatg CCAGAACTAGAATAATACTTGACATTGGTGAAATGCCAACTTCATGTGAAGATCTGCAGCGAATGGGGCATAAACTGAGCGGATTCTTTTTGGTGAAAGGGTCGATGAAGATGGAAGCTGTTTACTGCAACTTTTATCCTAATGGAAAGG ATTTGCAGAAAAAGATCGGAtacgccgacgtcaaatcgACGCCCGTCtatttctacgtccagagaaaAGCTCATTACGAGACACGCTGGTTCACCTCAACTGGTACTCCAATTACGTACGAATTAACCCAGGTGAACGAGGGAAATGCAATGGATTTATCATCGGGGAAGTTCACAGCGCCgcgaccgggaatttatttcttctcgttCACGGCACTTTCGCGATTACCATCTTCATCAAAACTTGTTCACTTCTCAATTAGCCTTTATTTGAACGGACGTTCAATCGGATTGGCTTTTGTTGAAGAGTATTACACCCTAGATGGTCAAAACGAACAAGTGACCATCCAGTCTACGCTAAAATTGGCAAAAGGCGATAAAGTCTGGGCGCAGATAAGTAGCATGTCACAAGGCGTGAAGTTGACCGATTATGATGGTCAATACacccatttcacgggtttcatgttggaggaggaaatcgTTGCCTCTTTTTGA
- the LOC124205914 gene encoding uncharacterized protein LOC124205914 isoform X3: MPQPKWYHKSLSELCMDSIVDNMEKWTALRSLVHVSTPFYLLPSHCLEYIIQCLNEGGRLNEEMFDLLLNPHLKVLDLSENAFVSTENDDDIETNLRIVRLASVRCSQLTTLKFFSFNKLPSPTQVEETFTPILQLFEHLQILDLSSTIYGASCMLYLGSTCKPKIRELLVDCCPGVTDLVMQVFCNSQSSLHKLSVLSTKVTHAGIRFAIEHLPELKELSSSTDISQVLFRICKETRESKKCSLTKFSMRTVIQTLRYIVPYKKGNVSLMVEMCPSLVDLFIDVNGGKGFTNEELLGFRELKLIKNLVIETSFMPSISIRGGVIPLLQVHGPTLEKLSLTMEVTSEEVYLIIECCPNIRRLRLEIEMSYLETPEPMLDCVHSSFRYSKEVIPLRMLEEIILLSADSSSPFPISRKLLLLLLFSPSLTLISICNCITLDDQIIEEACTRNSFKYLTKLKLTLCSNVSQKGVDFFMNETNPLAKITLVDCGNVNLENMKTMAQEKHWNLR, from the exons ATGCCTCAGCCGAAATGGTACCACAAATCTCTATCAGAATTGTGTATGGACAGTATCGTCGATAACATGGAGAAATGGACGGCATTGCGTAGTTTGGTGCACGTTTCCACCCCCTTTTATCTTCTTC CTTCACATTGTCTGGAGTACATTATTCAATGTCTCAATGAAGGCGGAAGGCTAAACGAAGAGATGTTTGATTTACTCCTCAACCCACATTTGAAAGTTCTTGATTTATCGGAAAATGCATTTGTTTCAactgaaaatgatgatgatatcgAAACAAATCTTCGGATCGTGCGTTTAGCATCGGTCAGATGTTCG CAACTTACTACATTGaagttttttagtttcaataAATTGCCATCCCCAACTCAAGTAGAAGAAACTTTTACTCCCATATTGCAGCTGTTTGAACACCTGCAAATCCTTGATTTATCTAGCACGATTTATGGTGCAAGTTGCATGCTCTATCTTGGATCAACTTGTAAACCAAAAATAAG GGAGTTGCTAGTTGATTGCTGCCCTGGTGTGACCGATTTAGTAATGCAAGTTTTCTGCAACAGTCAAAGTTCCCTTCACAAATTATCAGTTCTAAGCACAAAAGTGACTCATGCCGGAATTAGATTTGCTATCGAACATTTACCAGAGCTGAAAGAATTAAGTTCTTCGACTGATATCTCACAAGTTTTATTTAGAATCTGTAAAGAAACcagagaatcaaaaaaatgttCGTTGACCAAGTTTTCTATGCGGACCGTGATCCAGACTCTGCGATACATTGTCCCCTATAAAAAAGGCAACGTTTCGTTGATGGTTGAAATGTGCCCGTCACTCGTCGATCTTTTCATTGATGTAAACGGCGGCAAAGGATTTACGAATGAGGAGTTATTAG gtttTCGAGAActtaaactaataaaaaatctcGTAATTGAGACATCCTTTATGCCGTCAATCTCTATTCGTGGCGGAGTAATTCCTCTTCTACAAGTTCATGGCCCTACACTAGAAAAGTTATCTTTAACGATGGAAGTAACGAGTGAAGAAGTCTATCTCATCATCGAGTGCTGCCCGAATATTCGCCGTTTGCGACTTGAAATAGAAATGTCGTATCTGGAAACTCCCGAACCGATGTTAGATTGCGTCCACTCCTCTTTTCGTTACTCAAAGGAAGTAATTCCGTTAAGGATGTTGGAAGAAATCATTCTGTTATCTGCCGATTCTTCTTCGCCATTCCCTATTTCACGCAAATTATTGCTGttgcttttgttttccccttctCTTACATTGATTTCCATATGTAATTGTATCACTCTTGATGACCAGATCATTGAGGAAGCTTGCACTAGAAACAGTTTCAAGTATTTGACCAAGTTAAAGTTGACCCTTTGTTCTAATGTGAGCCAGaaaggggtcgattttttcaTGAACGAAACGAATCCTTTGGCCAAAATTACTTTGGTAGACTGTGGAAATGTGAACCTTGAGAATATGAAAACCATGGCTCAAGAGAAGCATTGGAATCTCAGGTAA
- the LOC124205915 gene encoding G2/mitotic-specific cyclin-B2-like: MPRLKLDAAPSNMMLENRNNPLKAKSTTVGFVVQKAPGPSLRPRAALGDLTKATVNNQVKNEQPDEKIKKPAMGIAPRKPLQSTNVTKKVVPAAAPKAVVCTNKAEPEAYSSKQLPIEDIDLDRDNPQLVSYYAKDIYSYLRQLEKSYMIGAHYMDFGYIIRPTMRTILVDWLVDVHGRFKMLQETLYLSVSVMDSFLQADSTVNRKELQLVGLTAMLIAAKFEETWAPEINDFVYMSDKAYTAKDVLAMECRMLQKLDFRLGRPLPLHFLRRNTQAASQILDQVDVLHHTLSKYLMELTLPEYSFCHYLPSELAAAALCLSLRILDENDTDGSKLWNHSMVYYSGYTYESLEPLMEKLCGLVASADVSKFQAVRKKYACSKLYNISTVPHLKSPLVTVLAKRSAAIIMSSLKVFVLLAVIVAMAAAYPQGLDSPYKPAASYAAPAYKGAGYANGRAKIQVYRGPSKGYESGKGGYGGEGFAPWGFYATQPEDNKAYGY; encoded by the exons ATGCCCCGCCTAAAGTTGGATGCTGCCCCTTCAAACATG ATGCTGGAGAATCGCAACAACCCACTTAAGGCCAAGTCCACTACGGTTGGGTTTGTGGTTCAGAAAGCACCAGGCCCTAGTCTGCGACCCAGAGCTGCTCTCGGTGATTTAACAAAGGCCACAGTCAACAATCAAGTCAAGAATGAGCAGCcagatgaaaaaattaagaagCCTGCCATGGGTATTGCTCCCAGAAAGCCTCTCCAGAGCACTAA TGTCACTAAGAAAGTTGTTCCAGCTGCAGCCCCCAAAGCTGTGGTGTGCACAAACAAGGCTGAACCTGAAGCTTACTCCAGTAAGCAGCTTCCCATTGAAGATATTGATCTTGATAGGGATAACCCTCAGTTGGTTTCTTATTATGCCAAAGATATCTACTCTTACTTACGTCAATTAGAg AAATCGTACATGATTGGAGCTCACTACATGGATTTTGGATACATTATCCGGCCAACTATGCGTACTATCTTGGTTGACTGGCTTGTTGACGTCCACGGTCGCTTCAAGATGCTTCAAGAAACTTTGTACCTGAGCGTTTCTGTGATGGATTCTTTCCTTCAG GCTGATTCCACAGTTAACCGCAAGGAGTTGCAGCTTGTTGGCCTGACAGCCATGCTGATTGCGGCCAAGTTTGAAGAGACATGGGCTCCCGAGATCAATGATTTCGTGTACATGTCTGATAAAGCCTACACTGCAAAGGATGTGCTTGCCATGGAGTGTCGAATGTTGCAAAAGTTGGACTTCCGGTTGGGTCGTCCTCTACCTCTTCACTTCTTGCGCCGCAATACTCAAGCTGCATCACAAATTCTCGATCAG GTCGATGTTTTACACCACACGCTTTCGAAGTATCTTATGGAACTTACACTTCCCGAGTATAGTTTCTGCCATTACTTGCCCTCAGAGCTTGCTGCCGCTGCTCTTTGTCTTTCTCTCCG tATTTTGGATGAGAATGACACGGACGGCAGCAAATTGTGGAACCACTCCATGGTATACTATTCTGGGTACACCTATGAGAGTTTGGAACCCCTTATGGAGAAACTATGTGGCCTTGTTGCTTCTGCTGACGTCAGTAAATTCCAG GCTGTTCGGAAGAAGTATGCTTGCTCCAAACTGTACAACATCAGCACTGTCCCTCATCTGAAGTCGCCGTTAGTCACAGTACTTGCCAAAAGATCAGCAGCAATCA tCATGTCTTCCCTGAAAGTA TTCGTTCTTTTGGCTGTTATCGTCGCCATGGCCGCTGCCTACCCACAGGGTTTAGATTCTCCTTACAAACCAGCAGCCAGCTATGCAGCTCCCGCGTACAAAGGTGCGGGATACGCCAACGGCCGTGCCAAGATCCAAGTCTACCGTGGGCCCAGCAAAGGTTACGAAAGTGGCAAGGGAGGATACGGCGGTGAAGGATTCGCTCCTTGGGGATTCTACGCCACTCAGCCCGAAGATAACAAGGCGTACGGTTATTAA
- the LOC124205928 gene encoding uncharacterized protein LOC124205928, translating to MTELIPVDDMLEENLLRALVIPTDGSGGAPIEDFERFDEKASARNASYHFRSDVRDGIKGGQLHREETRRGAQVNGSYSYSDGFVLRTVEYQADENGYRVIKETMRRIGNGPKENVAGVANVQTEAHGRKNRYTIRGTNLTGPSIPGTEIARIISKRL from the exons ATGACGGAGCTTATTCCGGTTGACGACATGTTGGAAGAGAATTTGTTGAGGGCCTTGGTAATTCCTACTGACGGCAGTGGAGGTGCTCCAATTGAAGATTTCGAAAGGTTTGATGAAAAAGCCAGTGCCAGAAACGCTTCTTATCACTTCCGGAGTGACGTCAGAGACGGAATCAAAGGCGGACAACTACACCGCGAAGAGACGCGTCGAGGAGCTCAG GTCAACGGATCTTATTCTTATAGCGATGGCTTTGTCTTGCGGACGGTCGAGTACCAAGCGGATGAGAATGGATATCGTGTCATCAA AGAGACGATGAGACGCATTGGAAATGGACCGAAAGAGAACGTCGCCGGTGTGGCTAATGTCCAGACGGAAGCCCATGGAAGGAAGAACCGCTACACAATCAGAGGAACCAATCTGACTGGACCATCGATCCCTGGAACTGAAATCGCTCGAATCATATCCAAACGACTATAA